Proteins encoded in a region of the Atopobium sp. oral taxon 416 genome:
- a CDS encoding uracil-xanthine permease family protein, which produces MSNKNAQMEAMDKDTRQLFLYEGKPSARLYVPMAIQHVIAAIVGIITPAMIVGSACNLPPDERALMIQSAMLFSGIVTLLQARPLFSVIGSGLPVITGASFAFVPVLNSIGGTSGIAAIIGAQFIGGFIAMLFAMFLKQIKKLFPPVVTGTVVFCIGLSLYSVAVGYMAGGTGAPDFGSAQNWIIALITMAACIFFANFTTGVTKLGSILFGMIVGYIIALFSGKVDFSGVGPANWFSLPQFLPFGIEFQPDAIVSLGAMFIIAAVEMIGDFSAVTNGAMDREPKLKEIRGGILCEGIASTVGALFGGLPTATFAQNVGIATTTKVVNRRVFTTAALILVIAGLVPKFAAVLDTIPMCVIGGATISVFGSITMTGIRILTKGGLTNRRATIAGLAVALGMGISTVSGSLAGPGIPNWITSIFGGSAVVVTALVAIILNLVLPDPNGEKKQDEKEEEEELGAVPASK; this is translated from the coding sequence ATGAGCAATAAGAATGCGCAGATGGAAGCGATGGACAAAGATACTCGCCAATTGTTCTTGTACGAAGGAAAGCCATCTGCCAGGCTCTATGTTCCTATGGCAATACAGCACGTTATTGCCGCAATTGTCGGTATTATTACTCCGGCTATGATCGTCGGCTCTGCATGCAATCTGCCGCCCGATGAGCGTGCGTTGATGATTCAATCTGCAATGCTGTTCTCTGGCATCGTAACCCTTCTGCAGGCACGCCCGCTGTTCAGCGTGATCGGCTCAGGTCTCCCTGTTATCACGGGCGCCTCATTTGCGTTCGTCCCTGTTCTGAACAGCATCGGTGGCACCTCTGGCATCGCCGCGATCATCGGAGCCCAATTCATCGGTGGCTTCATTGCGATGCTCTTTGCGATGTTCCTGAAGCAGATCAAGAAACTCTTCCCACCCGTCGTAACTGGCACGGTCGTCTTCTGCATCGGCCTTTCTCTGTATTCTGTTGCAGTTGGATATATGGCCGGTGGCACTGGCGCTCCTGACTTCGGCAGCGCCCAGAACTGGATTATCGCTCTGATCACTATGGCTGCCTGCATCTTCTTTGCCAACTTCACCACGGGTGTCACCAAGCTTGGTTCCATCCTGTTTGGCATGATCGTTGGCTACATCATTGCTCTCTTCTCGGGCAAGGTTGATTTCTCCGGCGTTGGCCCCGCTAATTGGTTCTCACTCCCGCAGTTCCTGCCCTTTGGTATCGAGTTCCAACCGGATGCAATCGTCTCTTTGGGCGCGATGTTCATCATCGCTGCTGTCGAGATGATCGGTGACTTCTCCGCTGTGACGAACGGCGCTATGGACCGTGAGCCGAAGCTGAAAGAGATCCGTGGCGGCATTCTCTGCGAGGGCATCGCTTCTACGGTTGGCGCTCTTTTCGGTGGCCTTCCGACCGCAACCTTCGCACAGAATGTCGGCATTGCAACCACCACCAAGGTTGTTAACCGTCGTGTCTTTACCACCGCTGCACTTATCCTTGTCATCGCAGGCCTCGTTCCTAAGTTCGCCGCTGTCCTCGATACGATTCCGATGTGCGTTATCGGCGGCGCAACGATCTCCGTCTTCGGCTCCATCACGATGACCGGTATTCGCATCTTGACCAAGGGTGGCCTTACCAACCGTCGTGCTACCATCGCCGGCCTTGCAGTTGCTTTGGGTATGGGCATCTCCACTGTCTCTGGTTCCCTTGCAGGCCCTGGCATCCCGAACTGGATCACCAGCATCTTCGGTGGCTCCGCAGTTGTTGTGACCGCGCTCGTCGCTATCATCCTGAACCTGGTTCTCCCCGATCCGAATGGTGAGAAGAAGCAGGATGAGAAGGAAGAGGAAGAAGAGCTAGGCGCGGTTCCTGCGAGCAAGTAA